The nucleotide window GACGCGCACACCCGCACGGCCGAGGAGCTGTCCGCGGAGATCGCCCGGCTCACGGAAACCGCCCGGGCCGGCGGGCTCTCCCTGGCCGAGCTGACGCACGGCACCTTCACCCTCAACAACTACGGGGTCTTCGGCGTCGACGGCTCCACGCCGATCATCAACCACCCGGAGGCGGCGATGCTCGGCGTCGGCCGGATAGCCGCCAAACCCTGGGTGCACGAAGGTGAGTTGGCCGTCCGGCAGGTCGTGCAGCTTTCGCTCACGTTCGACCACCGGGTGTGCGACGGCGGCACGGCAGGCGGCTTCCTGCGGTTCGTGGCCGACTGCGTGGAGCAGCCCGCACTGCTGCTGCGGACGCTGTGACCGACAGGCGGCCGGTGGCAACGGCGAGCCGGCCGACGAGGGTGAGCCGGCCGGCGAGGGTGAGCCGGCCGGCAACGGCGGGACCGGTGCCGACGGCGGTACCGACGGTCGTACCGACGGCGGGATCGGTCCCGCTGACGCCGGGATCGGTGCCGCTGTGGCAGATCTGACATCCGTCGGGGCTCCGGCAGCGGTGTGACCCCCGTACCCCTGGCGATACTCAAGGAGTGAACGACCACATCACCGACTACGACGCCATCGTGCTGGCCGGAGGTGCGGCCCGGCGGCTCGGCGGGGCGGACAAACCCGCGCTGTCCGTCGGCGGCCGCCCTCTCCTGGACCGGGTGCTCGCCGCCTGCCCCGATGCGGCGCGCACCGTCGTCGTCGGCCCCAGCCGCCCGACCGTCCGGCCCGTCGTCCGTGCCCTGGAGGACCCGCCCGGGGGCGGCCCGCTCGCCGCGCTGGAAGCCGGGCTGCGGCACACCACCGCCGCGGTGGTGCTGGTTCTCTCCGCCGACCTCCCGTTCCTGACCACCGCGACCGTGCACCGCCTCCTGGCGACGGCGACGGCCGACGGCCCCGGACCGGGCGGGGGTGACGCGCCGTGCGACGGGGCGATGCTCCGGGACGCCTCGGGCCGGGACCAGCCGCTCGTGGCCGCCTACCGGGCCGGTCCACTGCGCCGCGAGCTGGCGCGGCTGCGGGCCGGGCACGGCACCCTGGCCGGACTGCCGCTGCGCGCCCTGGGGGCCGAGTTGCTGCTCGTACGGGTCCCGGACGCCCGGTCCACGGCCTCCTTCGACTGCGACACCTGGGAAGACATCAGCGCGGCACGTGCCCGTATCAGGGAGCATGGCACCGTGCTGGACGAATGGATCACCGCAGTCAAGGCCGAACTGGGCATCGAGCTCGATGTCGACACGGCAGCGCTTCTCGACCTCGCGCGGGACGCGGCGCACGGCGTCGCCCGCCCGGCCGCCCCGCTGACGACCTTTCTGATCGGTTATGCCGCGGGCCGGCAGGGCCGGGAGGTGCAGGAGCTGTCCGACCGGGCCGCCGCGCTGGCCCACCGCTGGGCGGCGGAGGCCGAGGAGTCCGAGGAGCCCGAGGGCGCCGCCCGGCCGGGCGGCGCCGCCGGCGGCGACGAAGCGAAGCCCGCGGAATGACCGACGGGCAGCCGGACGGCACGGTGGGAGGGGCGGCGGGCGCCGCCCCGGACGAGGGGTGCTCCGGCAGCGGCGACCCGTTCGACGATGCGCTCGCGCTGGTCAACGGCCCGGGGCAGCCGCGCAAACGCCCCGGCGCCGAGGCCGCGACCGTCCGGGTGCCGTATACCGCCCGCGGAACCACAGCCGACGACGGCGGTGACATCCCCGGCACCCCCGACGCCCCCGGCACCCCCGACGTCCCCAGCACCCCCGACGTCCCCAGCACCCCCGACGTCCCCTACGCGCCCGACGACCCGTTCGCCCCAGGTGATCCCTTCGCCTCCCACGACCCCGACCCCACCGGCAACCGCCCCCGCCCCACAGACCCCACCCCTGCCGCCGCCGTCCCCTGGCACACCGCCCGGGACATCGCCCGGCGGGCCGTGACCGAGCCGCCCGCGCCGCGCACCTCGGCGCTCGGCGCGGCGCTCGGCCGTACGCTCGCCGCCCCCCTCACCGCACTGACCGACCTGCCGTCGTTCGACACCTCGGCGATGGACGGCTGGGCGGTCGCCGGCCCCGGCCCCTGGCGCCTCGACCACCCCGCCGAGGCCCCCGAAGCCGTCCCCCCGACCGGCATCCTCGCCGGTCACGCGTCCACCGACGTGCTCCTCGACGGCCATGCGATCGCGATCGCCACCGGCGCACGCGTCCCGTCCGGCGCCACCGCCGTCCTGCGCAGCGAACACGGTCAGGTCCGTGCGCCCAGCGGCGGCGGGCGGCGGCTGTACGCACCGCGGCCGGTGCCGCCCGGCCAGGACATCCGCCCGCGCGGCCAGGAGTGCCGTCGCGGCGACCAGCTGCTGCCGGCCGGCGCCCTGGTAACCCCCGCCGTCCTCGGCCTGGCCGCGGCGGCCGGCTACGACGAGCTGACCGCCCATCCCCGGCCGCGTGCCGAAGTCTTCGTCCTGGGCGACGAGTTGCTGGACCGCGGACTGCCCGAGGAGGGCCGGATCCGTGATGCGCTCGGCCCGATGCTCGCCCCCTGGCTGCATGCGCTGGGCGTCGAGACGGCCGCGGCGCGCCCGCTCGCCGATGACGCCGGCACCTTGTACGACGCTCTCGCGGCATCCACCGCGGACGTGGTGATCACCACCGGCGGCACCGCGTCGGGCCCCGTCGACCATGTGCACCCCACCCTGCGCCGGCTGGGCGCCGAGGTGCTGGTGGACGGGGTGGCGGTCCGTCCCGGGCACCCCATGCTGCTCGCCCGCCTGGCCCCGGGCCGGCACCTCGTCGGCCTGCCGGGCAACCCCCTCGCGGCGGTGTCCGGGCTGTGCACGCTCGCCGAGCCCCTGCTGTCCGCACTCGCCGCGCGCCGCCCCGCCCCGCCGTACCGTGTGCCGCTGGCCGCTGCCGTTCACGGGCATCCGCACGACACCCGGCTCGTTCCGGTGGCCTACCGCGACGACGAGCGGTACGGCCTGATGGCGGCGCCGCTGCATTTCCACGGCCCCGCCATGCTGCGCGGGATCGCCGCCGCCGACGCGCTGGCGGTCGTCCCGCCCGGCGGCGCGCGGCGCGGAGACGAGCTCGAACTCCTGGAACTTCCCTGGCCGGCGGGCTGGTCGGCGGGCTGGACACCCGATGCCGATGCGCCGACGGACTGGAACGCCTCGGGGGAGCGATAGGCCCGCTGCCGTCCCCGGAGGCCACGCGCGGATGCGGCCGGTCCGGCGGGTCAGCCGCTCGGCACCGCCTGCCGGATGGTGATCACGCGGTCGGTGAGTTCCAGGGTGGCGGCCTGCGGGTCGGTGTAATTCAGGACGCGGTGGCCCCGTACGACCGCCACGACCAGATCGTCGAGCTCGCGGGGGGAGCGGCCCGCCTCGCTCCGGGTCACCGGCCGTTCGTCGAGGTCGAGCCCGCGCCCGTACGTCAGCAGGTCCTCCAGGACGGTGCCCACGTTGGGGCTGGCCATCGACATCCCCAGCAGCCGGCCCGCCGAGCTGGAACTGGTGATGACGAGGTCGGCGCCGCTCTGCTTGAGCAGCGGCACGTTCTCGTCCTCCCGGACCGCCACCACGATCGTGGCGTGCCGGGTGAGCTGGCGCGCCGTCAGGGTGACGAGTGCGGCGGTGTCGTCGCGCTGGGTCGCCACGACCACGCGTGCGGCCCGCTGCAATTCGGCCCTGGTCAGGGTGTCGGAGCGGGTCGCGTCTCCGTGCACCGCCACGAAACCGTCGCTGCTGGCGGCGTCCACGGCGGACTGCTGCGGATCGACCACGACGATCTGGTCTTTGGGGACGCCCTGGACGATCAGGGTCTCGATGGTGTGGCGGCCCTTGGTCCCGTATCCGATGACGACGGTGTGATCTCGCATACGGGATCTCCAGCGGTGGATGCGCACCTGGTGGCGGGTGCGTGCGGTGAGGACTTCGAGTGTGGTGCCGACCAAAATGATCAGGAACAGTACCCGCAGGGGCGTGATGAGCAGGATGTTGGTCAGGCGCGCGCCGTCGCTGACCGGGGTGATGTCGCCGTAGCCGGTGGTCGAGAGGGTGACCGTCGCGTAGTAGGCCGCGCCGAGGAAGGTGAGTTCGTCGTGGGCGTTGTCGCGGTACCCGTCGCGCTCGAGCCAGACGAGCAGGGTGGTGAGCGCCAGCACCGCCAGCGCCATGAGCAGCCGGCGCAGCACCTGCTGGAGCGGCGGGGTCATGCCCTGCGCGGGCAGCACGATGGAGCGGCCGGCCTCCGTGTCGTCCTTGGCCTCGGCGTGGGAAAGCGACCAGAGCGAGCGCAGGATCGGGAATCTGCCGGGCCTGCGGCGCGGTTGCTGCGCGTCGCTCATCCGGCCGCCTCTCGGGGAACGGCCCGCTCTGCGGCGGTTTGTGAGGGGGACATACCTCCCATGGTCCGCGATGCCGACGCTCGTGCGCACACGGCGGTCGCCGGGAACGGCGGTGGGCGGTGGCGCCGCGTGGCCGGCGGTGGTGCCGCGCCGCCGGGACGGCCGAGGGTGTCGGCGTGACCCCTGCCGGCACCGGGACGGGGCGGCACGGCGGGGCACGTACCGGCGTGGGTGTGGACGGTCGTATCGGTCACGGGTTGTTGATATCGCCGCCCGTGGGGCCGTCGTGGGGCAATGCAGGGGTGGTCACCCAGGGGAGTGGCCGTCGTGCCGGCGCGGCGGGAATTCACGGGTCCCGGCCGTACCGCTCCGTCATGGCCCCCGCGGTACCCGGTGCCCCGGGCGGCGGGGTCGCCGGGCTCTGCGCAGGTGGGAAGGCCGGCCCGGTGGTGATCCGTGGCCCCCGCACCGTCGCCCCGCACGCGCACGGCGAGTAGCCTCGCGCCATGCGAGCGATCACTATCCCGGAGCCCGGTGGCCCCGAAGCACTTGTCTGGGCGGATGTGCCCGATCCGCAGCCCGCCGAGGGCGAGGTCCTGATCGAGGTCGCGGCCAGCGCCGTGAACCGCGCGGATCTGCTCCAGCGTCAGGGCTTCTACGACCCGCCGCCCGGCTCCTCCCCGTACCCCGGGCTGGAGTGCTCCGGGCGGATCAGCGCGCTCGGACCCGGTGTGCACGGCTGGGCCGTGGGCGACGAGGTGTGCGCGCTGCTCGCGGGCGGCGGCTATGCCGAGAAGGTCGCCGTCCCGGCCGGGCAGGTGCTGCCGGTGCCGGCCGGCCTGGACCTGGTCACGGCCGCGGCGCTGCCCGAGGTGACCTGCACGGTCTGGTCGAACGTCTTCATGATCGCGCACCTGCGGCCCGGTGAGACCCTGCTGGTCCACGGCGGGGCCAGCGGTATCGGCACGATGGCGATCCAGCTCGCCAAGGCCGTCGGCGCGCGGGTCGCGGTCACCGCGGGCGGTCCCGAAAAGCTGGCGCGCTGCGCCGAGTTGGGCGCCGACATCCTCATCGACTACCGCGAGCAGGACTTCGTCCAGGAGATCCGCAAGGCCACCGACGGCGCGGGCGCGGACGTCATCCTCGACATCATCGGGGCGAAAT belongs to Streptomyces sp. NBC_01454 and includes:
- a CDS encoding NTP transferase domain-containing protein, whose product is MNDHITDYDAIVLAGGAARRLGGADKPALSVGGRPLLDRVLAACPDAARTVVVGPSRPTVRPVVRALEDPPGGGPLAALEAGLRHTTAAVVLVLSADLPFLTTATVHRLLATATADGPGPGGGDAPCDGAMLRDASGRDQPLVAAYRAGPLRRELARLRAGHGTLAGLPLRALGAELLLVRVPDARSTASFDCDTWEDISAARARIREHGTVLDEWITAVKAELGIELDVDTAALLDLARDAAHGVARPAAPLTTFLIGYAAGRQGREVQELSDRAAALAHRWAAEAEESEEPEGAARPGGAAGGDEAKPAE
- a CDS encoding molybdopterin molybdotransferase MoeA codes for the protein MTDGQPDGTVGGAAGAAPDEGCSGSGDPFDDALALVNGPGQPRKRPGAEAATVRVPYTARGTTADDGGDIPGTPDAPGTPDVPSTPDVPSTPDVPYAPDDPFAPGDPFASHDPDPTGNRPRPTDPTPAAAVPWHTARDIARRAVTEPPAPRTSALGAALGRTLAAPLTALTDLPSFDTSAMDGWAVAGPGPWRLDHPAEAPEAVPPTGILAGHASTDVLLDGHAIAIATGARVPSGATAVLRSEHGQVRAPSGGGRRLYAPRPVPPGQDIRPRGQECRRGDQLLPAGALVTPAVLGLAAAAGYDELTAHPRPRAEVFVLGDELLDRGLPEEGRIRDALGPMLAPWLHALGVETAAARPLADDAGTLYDALAASTADVVITTGGTASGPVDHVHPTLRRLGAEVLVDGVAVRPGHPMLLARLAPGRHLVGLPGNPLAAVSGLCTLAEPLLSALAARRPAPPYRVPLAAAVHGHPHDTRLVPVAYRDDERYGLMAAPLHFHGPAMLRGIAAADALAVVPPGGARRGDELELLELPWPAGWSAGWTPDADAPTDWNASGER
- a CDS encoding potassium channel family protein, translating into MSDAQQPRRRPGRFPILRSLWSLSHAEAKDDTEAGRSIVLPAQGMTPPLQQVLRRLLMALAVLALTTLLVWLERDGYRDNAHDELTFLGAAYYATVTLSTTGYGDITPVSDGARLTNILLITPLRVLFLIILVGTTLEVLTARTRHQVRIHRWRSRMRDHTVVIGYGTKGRHTIETLIVQGVPKDQIVVVDPQQSAVDAASSDGFVAVHGDATRSDTLTRAELQRAARVVVATQRDDTAALVTLTARQLTRHATIVVAVREDENVPLLKQSGADLVITSSSSAGRLLGMSMASPNVGTVLEDLLTYGRGLDLDERPVTRSEAGRSPRELDDLVVAVVRGHRVLNYTDPQAATLELTDRVITIRQAVPSG
- a CDS encoding NAD(P)H-quinone oxidoreductase translates to MRAITIPEPGGPEALVWADVPDPQPAEGEVLIEVAASAVNRADLLQRQGFYDPPPGSSPYPGLECSGRISALGPGVHGWAVGDEVCALLAGGGYAEKVAVPAGQVLPVPAGLDLVTAAALPEVTCTVWSNVFMIAHLRPGETLLVHGGASGIGTMAIQLAKAVGARVAVTAGGPEKLARCAELGADILIDYREQDFVQEIRKATDGAGADVILDIIGAKYLQRNVKALAVSGRLAVIGLQGGVKAELNLAALMAKRAAITGAGLRARPLNEKAAIVAAVREHVWPLIANGQVRPIVDRTLPMAEAAEAHRVVDASAHVGKVVLTV